From one Gallionella capsiferriformans ES-2 genomic stretch:
- the rpmH gene encoding 50S ribosomal protein L34, with protein MKRTYQPSVTKRKRTHGFLVRMKTRGGRAVIRARRAKGRARLAV; from the coding sequence ATGAAACGCACATACCAACCATCAGTTACCAAGAGAAAACGTACCCACGGCTTTTTAGTTCGCATGAAAACACGTGGTGGCCGTGCAGTTATCCGTGCTCGTCGTGCCAAGGGCCGTGCAAGACTCGCAGTGTAA